From the genome of Delphinus delphis chromosome 8, mDelDel1.2, whole genome shotgun sequence, one region includes:
- the SRPRA gene encoding signal recognition particle receptor subunit alpha, with the protein MLDFFTIFSKGGLVLWCFQGVSDSCTGPVNALIRSVLLQERGGNNSFTHEALTLKYKLDNQFELVFVVGFQKILTLTYVDKLIDDVHRLFRDKYRTEIQQQSALSLLNGTFDFQNDFLRLLREAEESSKVRAPTTMKKFEDSEKAKKPVRSMIETRGEKPKEKAKNSKKNKGAKKEGSDGPLATSKAVPAEKSGLPVGPENGIELSKEELIRRKREEFIQKHGRGMEKSSKSSKSDAPKEKGKKAPRVWALGGSVNKEVLDYSAPTANGAPEGAPPEDINLIRGTGSGRQLQDLDCSSSDDEGAAQNSTKPSATKGTLGGMFGMLKGLVGSKSLSREDMESVLDKMRDHLIAKNVAADIAVQLCESVANKLEGKVMGTFSTVTSTVKLALQESLVQILQPQRRVDMLRDIMDAQRHQRPYVVTFCGVNGVGKSTNLAKISFWLLENGFSVLIAACDTFRAGAVEQLRTHTRRLRALHPPENHGGRAMVQLFEKGYGKDAAGIAMEAIAFARNQGFDVVLVDTAGRMQDNAPLMTALAKLITVNTPDLVLFVGEALVGNEAVDQLVKFNRALADHSMAQTPRLIDGIVLTKFDTIDDKVGAAISMTYITSKPIVFVGTGQTYCDLRSLNAKAVVAALMKA; encoded by the exons GAAAGGGGAGGTAACAACTCCTTCACCCATGAGGCACTCACGCTCAAGTATAAACTGGACAACCAGTTTGAGCTGGTGTTTGTG GTAGGTTTTCAGAAGATTCTAACACTGACGTATGTAGACAAGTTGATAGACGACGTGCACCGGCTGTTTCGTGACAAGTACCGCACTGAGATCCAACAGCAAAGTGCCTTAAGTCTACTGAATGGCACTTTTGATTTCCAGAATGACTTTCTGCGGCTCCTTCG tGAAGCGGAGGAGAGCAGTAAGGTCCGTGCTCCCACAACCATGAAGAAATTTGAAGATTCTGAAAAGGCCAAGAAACCTGTGAGGTCCATGATTGAGACACGGGGTGAAAAGCCTAAGGAAAAAGCCaagaacagcaaaaaaaacaaggGGGCCAAGAAGGAAG GTTCTGATGGCCCTTTGGCTACCAGCAAAGCAGTCCCTGCAGAAAAGTCAGGTCTCCCAGTGGGGCCTGAGAACGGGATAGAACTTTCCAAAGAGGAACTGATCCGCAGGAAGCGAGAAGAGTTCATTCAGAAGCATGGGAGGGGTATGGAGAAGTCCAG CAAGTCCAGTAAGTCAGATGCTCCCAAGGAGAAGGGCAAAAAAGCGCCCCGGGTGTGGGCACTGGGTGGCTCTGTCAACAAGGAAGTCCTGGACTATAGCGCTCCTACCGCCAATGGGGCCCCCGAGGGCGCCCCGCCCGAGGACATCAACTTG ATTCGAGGGACTGGGTCTGGGAGGCAGCTTCAGGATCTGGACTGCAGCAGCTCAGATGACGAAGGGGCCGCTCAAAACTCCACCAAACCTAG TGCTACCAAGGGGACTCTGGGTGGCATGTTTGGGATGCTGAAGGGCCTTGTGGGTTCCAAGAGCTTGAGTCGTGAAGACATGGAATCTGTGCTGGACAAGATGCGTGACCATCTCATTG CTAAGAACGTGGCAGCAGACATTGCGGTCCAACTCTGTGAATCTGTTGCGAACAAGCTGGAAGGGAAGGTGATGGGGACGTTCAGCA CGGTGACTTCCACCGTCAAGCTAGCTCTCCAGGAGTCCCTGGTGCAGATTCTGCAGCCGCAGCGCCGTGTGGACATGCTCCGGGACATCATGGATGCCCAGCGTCATCAGCGCCCTTACGTGGTCACCTTCTGTGGTGTGAATGGCGTGGGGAAATCTACTAACCTTGCCAAG ATTTCCTTCTGGCTGTTAGAGAATGGCTTCAGTGTCCTCATTGCTGCCTGTGATACATTCCGTGCTGGGGCTGTGGAGCAGCTGCGGACACACACCCGACGTCTGCGCGCCCTGCACCCCCCCGAGAATCACGGCGGCCGCGCCATGGTGCAGTTGTTTGAGAAGGGCTACGGCAAGGACGCTGCTGGCATCGCCATGGAAGCCATTGCCTTTG caCGTAACCAAGGCTTTGATGTGGTGCTGGTGGACACAGCTGGCCGCATGCAGGACAATGCCCCTCTGATGACTGCCCTGGCCAAGCTCATTACTGTCAACACACCCGACTTGGTGCTGTTTGTGGGGGAGGCCTTAGTAGGCAATGAGGCCGTGGACCAGCTG GTCAAGTTCAACAGGGCCTTGGCTGACCATTCTATGGCCCAGACACCTCGGCTCATTGATGGCATTGTCCTTACCAAATTTGATACCATCGATGACAAG GTGGGAGCTGCTATTTCTATGACCTATATCACAAGCAAACCCATCGTCTTTGTGGGCACCGGCCAGACCTACTGTGACCTACGCAGTCTCAACGCCAAGGCCGTGGTGGCTGCCCTCATGAAGGCTTAA
- the FAM118B gene encoding protein FAM118B isoform X1, giving the protein MASTGSQASAIDQIWELLSDGAPPTKKPRKLLPSLKTKKPRELVLVIGTGISAAVAPQVPALKSWKGLIQALLDAAIDFDLLEDEESKKFQKCLHEDKNLVHVAHDLIQKLSPRTSNVRSTFFKDCLYEVFDDLESKMEDSGKQLLQSVLHLMENGALVLTTNFDNLLELYAADQGKQLESLDLTDEKKVLEWAQEKRKLSVLHIHGVYTNPSGIVLHPAGYQNVLRNTEVMREIQKLYENKSFLFLGCGWTVDDTTFQALFLEAVKHKSDLEHFMLVRRGDVDEFKKLRENMLDKGIKVISYGNEYADLPEYFKRLTCEISTRGRSAGTVREGQLNGSEGQLNGSSTAHSEMRDCST; this is encoded by the exons ATGGCTTCTACAGGGAGCCAGGCCTCGGCTATAGACCAGATTTGGGAGCTCTTGAGTGATGGCGCACCTCCCACCAAAAAGCCCAG GAAGCTGCTCCCAAGCCTGAAAACGAAGAAGCCTCGGGAGCTCGTGCTGGTGATTGGAACAGGCATCAGTGCTGCAGTCGCACCCCAGGTCCCAGCCCTGAAATCCTGGAAGGGGTTGATTCAGGCCTTACTGGATGCGGCCATTGATTTTGATCTTCTAGAAGATGAGGagagcaaaaaatttcagaaatgtcTCCATGAAGACAAGAACCTTGTCCATGTTGCCCATGACCTCATCCAGAAACTCTCTCCT CGTACTAGTAATGTTCGATCCACATTTTTCAAGGACTGTTTATATGAAGTATTTGATGACTTGGAGTCAAAGATGGAAGATTCTGGTAAACAGCTACTTCAGTCAGTTCTCCACCTGATGGAAAATGGAGCCCTGGTATTAACTACAAATTTTGACAATCTCCTGGAACTGTATGCAGCAGATCAGGGAAAACAACTTGAATCCCTTGACCTTACTGATGAGAAGAAG GTCCTCGAGTGGGCTCAGGAGAAGCGGAAGCTGAGCGTCTTGCACATCCATGGGGTCTACACCAACCCTAGTGGCATTGTCCTTCACCCAGCTGGCTATCAGAATGTGCTCAGGAACACTGAAGTTATG AGAGAGATTCAGAAGCTCTATGAAAACAAGTCGTTCCTTTTCCTGGGCTGTGGCTGGACTGTGGATGACACCACTTTCCAAGCCCTTTTTCTGGAGGCTGTCAAGCACAAATCTGACTTAGAACATTTCATGCTGGTTCGGAGAGGAGATGTGGACGAGTTCAAGAAGCTTCGAGAAAACATGCTGGACAAAGGGATTAAAGTCATCTCCTATGGAAATGAATATGCTGACCTTCCAGAGTATTTCAAGCGACTGACATGTGAGATCTCCACAAGGGGAAGGTCAG CAGGGACGGTAAGAGAAGGCCAGCTAAATGGCTCAGAAGGCCAGCTAAATGGCTCATCGACAGCACACAGTGAAATGAGAG aCTGTAGTACATGA
- the FAM118B gene encoding protein FAM118B isoform X3, whose amino-acid sequence MASTGSQASAIDQIWELLSDGAPPTKKPRKLLPSLKTKKPRELVLVIGTGISAAVAPQVPALKSWKGLIQALLDAAIDFDLLEDEESKKFQKCLHEDKNLVHVAHDLIQKLSPRTSNVRSTFFKDCLYEVFDDLESKMEDSGKQLLQSVLHLMENGALVLTTNFDNLLELYAADQGKQLESLDLTDEKKVLEWAQEKRKLSVLHIHGVYTNPSGIVLHPAGYQNVLRNTEVMREIQKLYENKSFLFLGCGWTVDDTTFQALFLEAVKHKSDLEHFMLVRRGDVDEFKKLRENMLDKGIKVISYGNEYADLPEYFKRLTCEISTRGRSDCST is encoded by the exons ATGGCTTCTACAGGGAGCCAGGCCTCGGCTATAGACCAGATTTGGGAGCTCTTGAGTGATGGCGCACCTCCCACCAAAAAGCCCAG GAAGCTGCTCCCAAGCCTGAAAACGAAGAAGCCTCGGGAGCTCGTGCTGGTGATTGGAACAGGCATCAGTGCTGCAGTCGCACCCCAGGTCCCAGCCCTGAAATCCTGGAAGGGGTTGATTCAGGCCTTACTGGATGCGGCCATTGATTTTGATCTTCTAGAAGATGAGGagagcaaaaaatttcagaaatgtcTCCATGAAGACAAGAACCTTGTCCATGTTGCCCATGACCTCATCCAGAAACTCTCTCCT CGTACTAGTAATGTTCGATCCACATTTTTCAAGGACTGTTTATATGAAGTATTTGATGACTTGGAGTCAAAGATGGAAGATTCTGGTAAACAGCTACTTCAGTCAGTTCTCCACCTGATGGAAAATGGAGCCCTGGTATTAACTACAAATTTTGACAATCTCCTGGAACTGTATGCAGCAGATCAGGGAAAACAACTTGAATCCCTTGACCTTACTGATGAGAAGAAG GTCCTCGAGTGGGCTCAGGAGAAGCGGAAGCTGAGCGTCTTGCACATCCATGGGGTCTACACCAACCCTAGTGGCATTGTCCTTCACCCAGCTGGCTATCAGAATGTGCTCAGGAACACTGAAGTTATG AGAGAGATTCAGAAGCTCTATGAAAACAAGTCGTTCCTTTTCCTGGGCTGTGGCTGGACTGTGGATGACACCACTTTCCAAGCCCTTTTTCTGGAGGCTGTCAAGCACAAATCTGACTTAGAACATTTCATGCTGGTTCGGAGAGGAGATGTGGACGAGTTCAAGAAGCTTCGAGAAAACATGCTGGACAAAGGGATTAAAGTCATCTCCTATGGAAATGAATATGCTGACCTTCCAGAGTATTTCAAGCGACTGACATGTGAGATCTCCACAAGGGGAAGGTCAG aCTGTAGTACATGA
- the FAM118B gene encoding protein FAM118B isoform X2, with protein sequence MASTGSQASAIDQIWELLSDGAPPTKKPRKLLPSLKTKKPRELVLVIGTGISAAVAPQVPALKSWKGLIQALLDAAIDFDLLEDEESKKFQKCLHEDKNLVHVAHDLIQKLSPRTSNVRSTFFKDCLYEVFDDLESKMEDSGKQLLQSVLHLMENGALVLTTNFDNLLELYAADQGKQLESLDLTDEKKVLEWAQEKRKLSVLHIHGVYTNPSGIVLHPAGYQNVLRNTEVMREIQKLYENKSFLFLGCGWTVDDTTFQALFLEAVKHKSDLEHFMLVRRGDVDEFKKLRENMLDKGIKVISYGNEYADLPEYFKRLTCEISTRGRSGTVREGQLNGSEGQLNGSSTAHSEMRDCST encoded by the exons ATGGCTTCTACAGGGAGCCAGGCCTCGGCTATAGACCAGATTTGGGAGCTCTTGAGTGATGGCGCACCTCCCACCAAAAAGCCCAG GAAGCTGCTCCCAAGCCTGAAAACGAAGAAGCCTCGGGAGCTCGTGCTGGTGATTGGAACAGGCATCAGTGCTGCAGTCGCACCCCAGGTCCCAGCCCTGAAATCCTGGAAGGGGTTGATTCAGGCCTTACTGGATGCGGCCATTGATTTTGATCTTCTAGAAGATGAGGagagcaaaaaatttcagaaatgtcTCCATGAAGACAAGAACCTTGTCCATGTTGCCCATGACCTCATCCAGAAACTCTCTCCT CGTACTAGTAATGTTCGATCCACATTTTTCAAGGACTGTTTATATGAAGTATTTGATGACTTGGAGTCAAAGATGGAAGATTCTGGTAAACAGCTACTTCAGTCAGTTCTCCACCTGATGGAAAATGGAGCCCTGGTATTAACTACAAATTTTGACAATCTCCTGGAACTGTATGCAGCAGATCAGGGAAAACAACTTGAATCCCTTGACCTTACTGATGAGAAGAAG GTCCTCGAGTGGGCTCAGGAGAAGCGGAAGCTGAGCGTCTTGCACATCCATGGGGTCTACACCAACCCTAGTGGCATTGTCCTTCACCCAGCTGGCTATCAGAATGTGCTCAGGAACACTGAAGTTATG AGAGAGATTCAGAAGCTCTATGAAAACAAGTCGTTCCTTTTCCTGGGCTGTGGCTGGACTGTGGATGACACCACTTTCCAAGCCCTTTTTCTGGAGGCTGTCAAGCACAAATCTGACTTAGAACATTTCATGCTGGTTCGGAGAGGAGATGTGGACGAGTTCAAGAAGCTTCGAGAAAACATGCTGGACAAAGGGATTAAAGTCATCTCCTATGGAAATGAATATGCTGACCTTCCAGAGTATTTCAAGCGACTGACATGTGAGATCTCCACAAGGGGAAGGTCAG GGACGGTAAGAGAAGGCCAGCTAAATGGCTCAGAAGGCCAGCTAAATGGCTCATCGACAGCACACAGTGAAATGAGAG aCTGTAGTACATGA